The Coffea arabica cultivar ET-39 chromosome 9c, Coffea Arabica ET-39 HiFi, whole genome shotgun sequence nucleotide sequence TTGTTCTGATTTAGACTAGACAATATTCACGAATGGGGCTACATGATTTCATCAATCCCAATGGCCAAAACCTGAAAATGTTATCCAATTAATCGTCCTAGGGAAACTCAAAGCCTTCAAGACTATCACAAGCCTTCTCTATATAAAGCTCACTTACCCCTTCACCAATTCCATCAATCTTCAGCAACCAAGTTACTCTACACATACATCTTCAATTTTGCTCAGACAGTAAAGAAAATCAACCATGAAGAGCCTTTGCTTCTCAATGATCTTgatcctctctcttctctttgcTGTTGCTCATTTGAGCAATGCAGCAGCCCCAGATTGTGGCACAGTTGACGCGAAGGCTGCAGCTTGTGTGTCATTTGCTCGAGGTAAGGACAGAAAGCCAGCTGCTGCATGCTGCACTGGGCTGCAACAGCTTGCTCAGACTGTCAAGAACGTTAATGATAAGAAGGCTATCTGCAGATGCCTCAAGACAGGTGTCAAGAGCTTCCCTGGTGTTCAGGACAAGTACATGAGCAAAATCCCTGCTGCTTGCCGCATCAATGTTGGCTTCCCTATCTCCATGAACACCAACTGTGAGGCGTATGTGTGACActcttttctactttttagttTAGTACTAGTTACTTTTACAGGGTTAATCGTAAAGTAATATGGACTATCTCAGATAAATTGTGGACTCCAGAAGGGAAAGTTTATGTgggctaactttttttttttttttt carries:
- the LOC113707886 gene encoding non-specific lipid-transfer protein C, cotyledon-specific isoform-like, with protein sequence MKSLCFSMILILSLLFAVAHLSNAAAPDCGTVDAKAAACVSFARGKDRKPAAACCTGLQQLAQTVKNVNDKKAICRCLKTGVKSFPGVQDKYMSKIPAACRINVGFPISMNTNCEAIH